A region of Ignavibacteriota bacterium DNA encodes the following proteins:
- a CDS encoding inorganic pyrophosphatase — protein MESLHEFWQLAALRFKSHPWHGINIGPDAPEIITAFIEVLPSDTLKYEIDKETGYLKLDRPQKFSSIIPAPYGFVPQTYCGRKVAELCNQSNNRTDILGDGDPLDICVLTERNIVHSNLLLQCRPIGGFRMIDGDEADDKIIAVLRQDEVYADWKNIDDVPTALITRLKHYFLTYKDMPGQINQKCIITHTYGKDVALDVINRSREDYRKKFGKLENRLAIAAMEAINKGQEMTKSRKKN, from the coding sequence TTGGAATCATTACATGAATTTTGGCAATTAGCCGCACTTAGATTCAAGTCGCACCCTTGGCACGGTATAAATATCGGACCGGATGCACCTGAAATAATTACCGCATTTATTGAAGTACTGCCATCAGATACTTTAAAATACGAGATTGACAAAGAGACAGGTTACCTTAAACTTGACCGCCCACAGAAATTTTCAAGTATAATCCCGGCTCCTTACGGCTTTGTGCCTCAGACATATTGCGGCAGGAAGGTTGCTGAGCTTTGCAATCAGAGCAATAACCGTACTGATATTTTAGGCGATGGTGACCCACTTGATATTTGTGTTCTTACCGAAAGAAATATCGTTCATAGTAATTTGCTGCTTCAATGCCGTCCAATTGGTGGATTCAGGATGATTGACGGCGATGAAGCTGATGATAAAATCATTGCTGTTCTGAGGCAAGATGAAGTATATGCTGATTGGAAAAATATTGATGACGTTCCTACTGCTCTTATTACCCGTCTGAAACATTATTTCCTAACTTACAAGGATATGCCCGGACAAATCAATCAAAAATGCATCATAACCCATACTTATGGAAAAGATGTGGCTTTAGATGTCATTAACAGAAGTCGAGAAGACTACCGTAAGAAATTCGGGAAGCTCGAAAATCGCCTTGCAATTGCCGCAATGGAAGCAATCAATAAAGGGCAGGAAATGACAAAGTCAAGAAAGAAAAACTAA
- a CDS encoding Omp28-related outer membrane protein has protein sequence MKSINTKLGISLFLFAFLLLVGTNDALAIKRVLIEQQTGAWCGWCPDGSVRMDQIIDQNPDRVIGVKWHNGDAMTITEQSQFAQTFGITGYPTGTVDRKPYNGRIALNRGDWAAAVNANLNSPNVADVSVQYDLDPTTKKITATVTGKALVNETRQLALNLYIIEDFCSGTGNQWDQRNYMSGNASFVGHPYYSKPDPVTNYQHMKVVRKVLGGVYGSTKNVPATLNNGQEFSETFTYNVEPSWNTDNLYVVGVIQAFVTSGQSLTDAQIINAIEVGRKEVLITEVNVAEPHKMIDPGQTMKRQIELQNPQDFQISVNLAISGTVPNGWELTFPSSVNIPAKGKVSVEATVVAPTGTPSFAEFKFTATPKKFAEYNSAPSAGGFTSLTSNTKFIYYTGSNGNSAAFTSTMNGMNEYIKDFAFVPFGADVIDAYKPAYFDVIFISSNLSGASGLFSGVSGASVATFNAVTQAINAGKKVVISSDYDLSYALSNNGTQQARDFYSFLGVEGGEYVFRRQFSNGQWGNQLFNFPVKGVNGDVISNGMSFTGNQYNQATNPYFVYLTDVLRVKAGSFGVPFLIMDDDQSRIGGIRFEKGESKYIYMSVGFEALVPADRAMLIDKIMKWFKTETAPDGPKVAVNTKTLDFGTVDTDQSKDMTITLSNTGDQALTVYSIVKTGDSKKAFTIVSGDNVKSVAAGESVDVLVKFEPKDADNYSGVITFTTDGKNEQTTSVNLSGRGNPAGSVAYGTTPNGALTMSMTPNPVVDNSQFNYTISSDESRNVRIYVMDLAGKVITELVNSSLSAGTYNMNFSATNYVSGTYFIMAEVDGSKAQIPVVITK, from the coding sequence ATGAAATCTATAAATACAAAATTAGGTATCAGCCTATTTTTATTTGCTTTTTTGTTGCTTGTTGGCACAAACGATGCTTTAGCAATAAAAAGAGTATTAATTGAACAACAAACCGGTGCTTGGTGCGGTTGGTGTCCGGATGGTTCTGTAAGAATGGACCAAATAATTGACCAGAATCCTGACAGAGTTATTGGGGTCAAATGGCACAATGGTGATGCTATGACAATTACCGAACAATCACAGTTTGCTCAGACTTTTGGTATAACCGGTTATCCTACAGGAACTGTTGACAGAAAACCATACAATGGTAGGATTGCATTAAATAGAGGTGACTGGGCTGCAGCAGTAAATGCAAATTTGAATTCACCAAATGTAGCTGATGTATCAGTGCAATACGATTTAGATCCTACAACTAAGAAAATAACAGCTACTGTTACAGGCAAAGCTCTTGTAAACGAAACCCGTCAATTAGCATTAAATCTATATATCATTGAAGATTTTTGCTCCGGTACCGGAAACCAGTGGGACCAAAGAAACTATATGTCAGGAAATGCAAGTTTTGTTGGACATCCTTACTATTCCAAACCTGACCCAGTTACAAACTATCAGCACATGAAAGTTGTTCGTAAAGTTTTAGGTGGTGTTTATGGTAGCACAAAAAATGTACCTGCTACATTAAATAACGGACAGGAGTTTTCTGAAACTTTCACTTACAATGTTGAACCTTCATGGAATACTGACAATCTTTATGTTGTTGGTGTAATTCAGGCGTTTGTTACTTCAGGACAAAGTTTAACTGATGCTCAAATTATCAATGCAATAGAAGTTGGTAGAAAAGAAGTCCTAATTACAGAAGTTAATGTTGCTGAGCCTCACAAGATGATTGACCCGGGTCAGACCATGAAGAGACAAATCGAATTGCAAAATCCACAGGATTTCCAAATTTCTGTAAATTTAGCAATATCAGGTACTGTACCTAATGGCTGGGAACTTACTTTCCCATCTTCAGTAAATATTCCTGCTAAAGGCAAAGTTAGTGTAGAAGCTACAGTTGTTGCACCAACAGGTACACCAAGTTTTGCAGAATTCAAATTCACAGCAACTCCTAAGAAATTTGCTGAATACAATTCTGCTCCTTCAGCAGGTGGATTTACTTCACTTACCAGCAATACTAAATTTATTTATTACACAGGTTCTAATGGTAATTCAGCTGCTTTCACCAGTACTATGAACGGAATGAACGAATATATTAAAGATTTCGCATTTGTTCCTTTTGGTGCAGATGTTATTGATGCCTACAAACCTGCATATTTCGATGTAATATTCATTTCATCTAATTTATCAGGTGCTTCAGGATTGTTTTCAGGCGTATCAGGTGCAAGTGTAGCTACTTTCAATGCTGTTACTCAGGCAATCAATGCAGGCAAGAAAGTTGTAATCAGTTCAGATTACGATTTATCTTATGCATTAAGCAATAATGGCACCCAGCAAGCAAGAGATTTTTATAGTTTTCTTGGTGTTGAAGGTGGCGAATATGTATTCCGTCGTCAGTTTAGTAATGGTCAGTGGGGAAATCAATTGTTCAATTTCCCTGTTAAAGGAGTTAATGGCGATGTAATTAGTAATGGTATGAGCTTCACAGGTAATCAATATAACCAAGCTACAAATCCGTATTTTGTTTACTTAACAGATGTATTGCGAGTTAAAGCAGGTTCTTTTGGTGTACCATTCCTTATCATGGATGATGATCAATCCAGAATTGGCGGCATCCGTTTTGAAAAAGGTGAATCTAAATATATTTATATGAGTGTTGGTTTCGAAGCTTTAGTCCCTGCAGACAGAGCAATGTTAATTGACAAAATTATGAAATGGTTCAAAACTGAAACTGCTCCCGATGGTCCAAAAGTGGCAGTTAATACCAAAACCCTTGATTTCGGTACTGTTGACACAGACCAGTCAAAAGATATGACAATTACATTATCAAATACAGGCGACCAGGCTCTTACTGTTTACAGCATTGTGAAAACCGGAGATAGTAAAAAAGCATTCACAATTGTATCAGGTGATAATGTGAAGTCAGTAGCTGCAGGTGAAAGTGTAGATGTATTGGTTAAATTTGAACCAAAAGATGCAGATAACTATTCAGGTGTAATAACATTTACAACTGATGGTAAAAACGAGCAAACAACTTCTGTTAATCTTAGTGGCAGAGGAAATCCGGCAGGTAGTGTGGCTTATGGCACTACTCCAAACGGAGCTCTGACAATGTCAATGACACCTAATCCGGTAGTTGATAATTCTCAGTTCAACTATACGATCAGTAGCGATGAATCAAGAAATGTAAGAATTTATGTAATGGACTTAGCAGGCAAGGTTATAACTGAACTTGTAAATTCAAGTCTTTCAGCAGGTACTTATAATATGAATTTCTCAGCTACAAATTATGTAAGCGGTACTTATTTCATTATGGCAGAAGTTGATGGCTCAAAAGCACAAATTCCTGTTGTAATTACTAAGTAA
- a CDS encoding methylcrotonoyl-CoA carboxylase has product MYRINSKLNTKSPEFKENHENLIKLTSQLKETLDKVRLGGPEIARKRHTDRGKLLVRDRIANLCDENTPFLELNSLAAYDMYDGDAPSAGVITGIGVIKGRECMIVANDATVKGGTYFPMTIKKHIRAQTVALENKLPCIYLVDSGGIFLPYQSDTFADKEHFGNIFYNQAQMSAEGIPQIACVMGSCTAGGAYVPAMSDETIMVRNQATIFIGGPPLVKAATGEIVTDEELGGADVHCKISGVSDHYAQNDMHALEIVRNIVENFDKKRKFELDIEIPEEPFYDPKEIYGILPANLRQQFDMMEVIARLVDGSRFQQFKAEYGKTLITGFARIKGYPVGIIANNGVLFSESSLKGAHFIELCSMRKIPLLFLQNITGFIVGKKYEHGGIARDGAKLVHAVANAQVPKFTVIVGGSYGAGNYAMCGRGYKPRLLFMYPNSRISVMGGEQAANVLSTVKIKQLEKTGVKLTDEDIRMIQEPILRQYEQEASPYYSTARLWDDGIIDPLDTRNAIALGISMSLNREIPEPRFGIFRM; this is encoded by the coding sequence ATGTACAGAATTAATTCAAAATTAAATACAAAATCGCCTGAATTTAAAGAAAACCATGAAAATTTGATAAAACTTACTTCACAGCTTAAAGAAACTCTCGATAAGGTCAGGCTTGGAGGTCCGGAAATTGCCCGTAAACGCCACACAGACAGAGGTAAATTATTAGTACGCGACAGAATTGCCAATCTTTGCGATGAAAATACTCCATTTCTTGAGCTTAATTCACTTGCTGCTTACGATATGTATGATGGCGATGCTCCATCTGCCGGTGTGATTACCGGTATTGGTGTAATCAAAGGCAGGGAATGTATGATTGTCGCCAATGATGCCACAGTCAAGGGTGGTACATATTTCCCGATGACAATCAAAAAACACATAAGAGCTCAGACTGTAGCTCTTGAAAACAAGCTCCCTTGCATATATCTCGTGGATTCAGGCGGAATTTTTCTGCCATATCAATCCGATACATTCGCCGATAAAGAGCATTTTGGAAATATATTTTATAATCAGGCTCAGATGTCAGCCGAAGGAATTCCTCAGATTGCTTGTGTGATGGGTTCCTGCACAGCAGGTGGAGCTTATGTTCCGGCAATGAGCGACGAAACTATTATGGTCAGAAATCAGGCGACAATATTTATCGGAGGACCGCCACTTGTTAAGGCTGCAACCGGAGAAATAGTTACAGATGAAGAACTTGGAGGTGCTGATGTACATTGCAAGATTTCAGGCGTTTCAGACCATTATGCCCAAAATGATATGCACGCTCTTGAAATCGTTCGGAATATTGTTGAAAATTTCGACAAAAAAAGAAAATTTGAACTTGATATTGAAATCCCTGAAGAGCCATTCTATGACCCGAAAGAAATTTATGGCATTCTCCCTGCAAATCTCCGCCAACAATTTGATATGATGGAAGTGATTGCCAGACTTGTTGATGGAAGTAGATTTCAGCAGTTCAAAGCTGAATATGGCAAGACCTTAATTACCGGATTTGCAAGAATTAAAGGGTATCCGGTAGGAATTATTGCTAATAACGGTGTTCTTTTCTCAGAGTCAAGTCTAAAAGGAGCCCATTTTATCGAATTATGCTCTATGAGAAAAATCCCATTACTATTTTTACAAAATATAACAGGATTTATAGTTGGGAAAAAATATGAACATGGAGGCATTGCACGCGATGGAGCTAAACTTGTTCACGCTGTTGCTAATGCACAGGTGCCGAAATTTACTGTTATAGTCGGCGGATCTTATGGTGCAGGTAATTATGCTATGTGTGGCAGAGGATACAAACCTCGTTTATTATTTATGTACCCAAATAGCAGAATCTCTGTTATGGGCGGCGAGCAGGCAGCAAATGTTCTTTCTACTGTCAAAATCAAACAGTTGGAAAAAACTGGTGTGAAACTAACTGATGAAGACATTCGTATGATTCAGGAACCTATTCTTCGGCAATATGAGCAAGAAGCAAGCCCATACTACAGTACTGCAAGACTATGGGACGATGGAATCATTGACCCGCTCGACACAAGAAATGCAATAGCTCTTGGAATATCTATGTCACTAAATCGGGAAATTCCTGAACCAAGATTTGGTATTTTCAGAATGTAA
- a CDS encoding choice-of-anchor D domain-containing protein, translating into MKSKFLLILTTLLVSLMMLPQGLFSQEKYYIIFDNFEDQIGNDGVQITNLFDLCYWDPLRTDVLLGKYAEKKPFNALTFAQKEITEYDVAIFVMGTTNHLGTSVDGIKVLDKIKMMVNANKGVLIIGTNVVPEAFKPGGDAQARAWLTEWLGIDNVRILGHVQGNTIYGMRVDGVEGDPISRGFQKQCNRQFAENNPELRGPIRYYSGTPFFEIKGGKNAKGFDFIKEAADQNITETWITGARAEQGKARVALWTTNFDIASTYHTNRFYNAMTWAVRWMVSDVPHPEGFLTIEDETVDFGIVEPNQSGYMQAVFMNTGRQKLTVSKFEIAGDEPDGSFRITEGGEGITMNPGDVHIVNLQFSPKEQRLYEDYLIIESDAYNGTIEAKLIGQGGEQVFNGPRLQLSSLPIDFGTVPFGQYSDKNIAISNIGNVAMVVETVTFEEDAGKRFTFAEIVKTPMTVPPGETQYVKIRFTSADEESGNYAGKINVTSNALNNLGKGSLELKARAAGLSTNSGLSLSSTSIDFGEVEVTDDDVQTLKISNIGSNVLRIFSITWDSKSGGENLAQFSFIDNTNVTKPTIEVQPGESHDLKIKFAPQAGKDYAAIIQMLTNDPVDEGLVEVPVAGKGKIPASVKDGIAKIQGLNVKISPNPVTDNSSVEYTLDVSGNLEMSIIDQTGRKVSDIYNQFTNEGLYMKELSAGNLANGVYFLSVKFNGQTVQMPFVISK; encoded by the coding sequence ATGAAAAGCAAATTTTTACTGATATTAACTACCTTGTTAGTCAGTTTGATGATGTTGCCACAAGGACTTTTCAGTCAGGAGAAGTATTACATCATTTTCGATAATTTCGAAGACCAAATCGGTAACGATGGAGTCCAGATAACTAACTTATTTGATTTATGTTACTGGGATCCATTGAGGACTGATGTATTATTAGGCAAATATGCAGAGAAAAAGCCTTTTAATGCTCTTACATTTGCACAGAAAGAAATTACCGAATATGATGTTGCAATCTTTGTAATGGGTACTACCAATCATCTCGGTACATCAGTTGATGGTATCAAAGTCCTTGATAAGATTAAAATGATGGTTAATGCCAATAAAGGAGTTTTAATCATCGGCACTAATGTTGTTCCCGAAGCATTCAAACCGGGCGGTGATGCTCAGGCAAGGGCATGGCTAACTGAATGGCTTGGAATTGACAATGTCAGGATTTTGGGTCACGTTCAGGGAAACACAATTTATGGTATGCGGGTTGATGGTGTGGAAGGCGACCCGATTTCCCGCGGCTTCCAGAAACAATGTAACCGCCAGTTTGCTGAAAACAACCCCGAGCTTCGCGGACCTATTCGCTATTACAGTGGCACTCCTTTTTTTGAGATCAAAGGTGGCAAAAATGCTAAAGGATTTGACTTCATTAAGGAAGCAGCAGACCAAAATATAACTGAAACCTGGATAACCGGCGCAAGAGCTGAACAAGGCAAAGCAAGAGTAGCACTTTGGACTACTAATTTTGATATTGCTTCTACATACCACACAAACAGATTTTACAATGCAATGACTTGGGCAGTTCGTTGGATGGTTAGCGACGTACCTCATCCGGAAGGTTTCCTGACTATAGAAGATGAAACTGTTGATTTCGGTATTGTAGAGCCTAATCAGTCCGGCTATATGCAGGCAGTCTTCATGAATACCGGTCGCCAGAAACTTACTGTTTCAAAATTTGAAATTGCAGGCGACGAGCCTGATGGCAGCTTCAGAATTACCGAAGGCGGTGAAGGGATTACTATGAATCCTGGTGACGTACATATCGTTAATTTGCAGTTCTCCCCAAAAGAACAGAGACTATACGAAGATTATTTGATTATTGAATCTGATGCTTATAACGGCACAATCGAAGCTAAATTAATCGGACAGGGCGGCGAGCAGGTATTCAATGGACCAAGACTTCAGCTATCTTCACTTCCCATTGATTTCGGAACAGTTCCTTTTGGGCAGTATTCCGATAAGAATATTGCCATTTCAAATATCGGAAATGTAGCAATGGTTGTCGAAACTGTAACATTCGAAGAAGACGCAGGCAAAAGATTTACTTTCGCAGAAATAGTAAAAACTCCAATGACTGTACCTCCGGGTGAAACTCAATATGTAAAAATCAGATTTACATCAGCTGATGAAGAATCCGGAAATTACGCAGGTAAAATCAATGTTACTTCAAATGCATTGAATAATTTAGGAAAAGGTTCACTTGAATTGAAAGCACGTGCTGCTGGATTATCAACTAACTCAGGATTATCATTGTCTTCAACATCAATTGATTTTGGTGAAGTCGAAGTAACTGATGATGATGTTCAAACATTGAAAATTTCGAATATCGGTTCAAATGTACTTAGAATTTTCAGCATTACATGGGACTCAAAGTCAGGTGGTGAAAATTTAGCTCAGTTCTCATTTATAGATAATACAAATGTAACTAAACCTACAATTGAAGTTCAACCCGGTGAATCTCATGATTTAAAAATTAAGTTTGCTCCTCAGGCAGGCAAAGACTATGCAGCAATTATTCAAATGCTTACAAACGACCCTGTAGATGAAGGGCTTGTCGAAGTACCTGTTGCCGGAAAAGGCAAAATTCCTGCAAGTGTAAAAGATGGTATAGCAAAAATTCAGGGATTAAATGTAAAAATCAGTCCAAATCCTGTGACTGACAATAGCTCTGTAGAATATACACTTGATGTTTCAGGAAATCTTGAAATGTCAATTATTGACCAAACCGGTAGAAAAGTATCTGACATTTATAATCAATTCACAAATGAAGGATTATATATGAAAGAACTTTCAGCAGGAAATCTTGCAAATGGTGTATATTTCCTATCAGTTAAATTTAATGGACAAACTGTTCAGATGCCATTTGTTATAAGCAAATAA